A genomic segment from Alteribacillus bidgolensis encodes:
- a CDS encoding aldehyde dehydrogenase family protein has product MRIGSIIDGIERKEENREMLPVLNPYNQEKVADLALAEKKDLEEAVSNSFETFHSTMKLMPAHERSDILRKAADLLEKQAENFAETIMLEAGKPITFSRAEIKRSVQVLRFSSELAKHIMGEVIPMDAAVGGENRIGIVKRKPLGVVGAITPFNFPLNLSLHKIAPAIAAGNTIVFKPAEKTPITAYKLVHLFQEAGLPKGVLNLLIGTGEEVGSPLVAHDKVHKISFTGSLPVGRSIRENAGFKKVTLELGSNSPNIIFDDADINQTVTALVKGAFAFSGQVCISAQRVYVQKNVYDTFLKEYVKQTKALKIGDPKREETDIGPMINEEESKRAKRWIDDAVEKGAIIETGGIRDGTVLTPTIMTNVDKNMKIIGEEVFAPIVSVIPFDNEEEVIAFANDSIYGLQAGVFTKDIDRAMRLADQLETGGVWINEISTYRQDNHPYGGVKQSGMGKEGVKYAIEDMTEIKFIGIKRNG; this is encoded by the coding sequence ATGCGGATTGGTTCTATTATAGATGGGATCGAACGAAAGGAAGAAAATCGGGAGATGCTTCCTGTACTGAACCCGTACAATCAAGAAAAAGTAGCGGATTTAGCTTTAGCAGAAAAAAAAGATTTAGAAGAAGCTGTAAGTAATAGCTTTGAAACGTTCCACTCCACCATGAAATTGATGCCGGCTCATGAACGCTCAGATATTTTAAGAAAAGCAGCTGACCTGCTGGAAAAACAAGCGGAAAATTTTGCTGAAACAATCATGTTAGAAGCAGGTAAACCAATTACGTTCAGCCGTGCTGAAATTAAACGGTCCGTCCAGGTTTTGCGTTTTTCCTCTGAACTGGCCAAGCATATAATGGGCGAAGTTATTCCCATGGATGCTGCTGTAGGCGGGGAAAATAGAATCGGAATAGTAAAACGAAAGCCTTTAGGGGTAGTCGGAGCGATCACACCTTTTAACTTTCCATTAAACTTGTCTCTGCATAAAATCGCTCCGGCTATAGCAGCAGGAAATACGATCGTGTTTAAACCTGCTGAAAAAACACCAATAACAGCGTATAAGCTGGTTCATTTATTTCAAGAAGCAGGCCTGCCAAAAGGTGTTTTAAACTTACTAATAGGAACAGGCGAAGAAGTTGGAAGTCCGCTTGTGGCACACGATAAAGTGCATAAAATTTCATTTACGGGGAGCCTTCCGGTAGGAAGAAGTATCCGTGAAAATGCCGGATTTAAAAAAGTAACGTTAGAATTAGGTTCCAATTCACCAAATATCATATTTGATGATGCTGATATTAATCAAACGGTAACAGCCCTCGTAAAAGGAGCTTTTGCTTTTTCCGGACAGGTCTGTATATCAGCACAAAGAGTGTATGTGCAAAAAAATGTCTATGACACCTTCCTTAAAGAGTATGTTAAACAAACAAAAGCATTAAAAATTGGAGATCCGAAGAGGGAAGAAACAGATATTGGGCCGATGATTAATGAAGAAGAGTCCAAACGTGCGAAACGCTGGATTGATGACGCGGTCGAAAAAGGAGCAATCATTGAAACCGGAGGGATACGAGATGGGACGGTACTGACCCCGACGATTATGACAAACGTGGATAAAAATATGAAAATTATCGGTGAGGAAGTGTTCGCCCCGATAGTATCCGTCATTCCTTTTGATAATGAAGAGGAAGTGATTGCATTTGCCAACGATTCCATATACGGATTGCAAGCCGGTGTTTTTACAAAAGACATCGACCGGGCAATGCGTTTAGCTGATCAATTAGAAACGGGCGGAGTATGGATTAATGAAATATCCACTTATCGTCAAGATAATCATCCCTACGGCGGTGTAAAACAAAGCGGAATGGGAAAAGAAGGCGTTAAATACGCGATAGAAGATATGACTGAAATAAAATTTATCGGTATAAAACGAAATGGATGA
- a CDS encoding Glu/Leu/Phe/Val family dehydrogenase, translating to MMTQNDKVEADITTHNKNPLEIVKELLKSSVEDLGFNENIYHLLKKPIRVLEVSLPVRMDDGNIRNFTGYRSQHLDILGPTKGGIRFHPNVHIDEVKALSIWMSLKSAILDLPLGGGKGGVIVNPSELSERELEELSRTYIRKITPIIGPQKDIPAPDVNTSPTVMGWMVDEYDQLRGYNIPGMLTGKPIIIGGSQGRLAATGRGVVLTIREAAKVLKMDLSASTAALQGFGNVGSMTAKFLYKLGVKVVAVTNAKGGVYDKNGLDIPELLSFVKDGRSVSEYTKADPLTNEDLFGLPVDIFIPAAIENQITKNTAPAIQAKIVAEAANGPTTPAGDQILEEKNIFVIPDILCNAGGVTVSYFEWVQNEMNYYWKEEEVNKKLEERMVFGFENVLKMREEKNIRMRNAAYMVGINHIVKALRARSWIKESDL from the coding sequence ATGATGACGCAAAATGATAAAGTAGAAGCAGATATTACGACACATAATAAAAACCCGTTGGAGATTGTAAAAGAACTGTTGAAGAGCTCAGTCGAAGACCTTGGATTTAATGAAAACATTTATCATTTGTTAAAGAAACCGATTAGAGTACTTGAAGTTTCTTTACCTGTTCGTATGGATGATGGGAATATTCGAAATTTTACGGGGTATCGTTCCCAGCACCTTGATATACTCGGCCCTACCAAAGGCGGCATTCGTTTTCACCCAAACGTTCATATTGATGAGGTAAAGGCCTTGTCTATTTGGATGTCATTAAAATCAGCTATTTTGGACCTTCCGCTTGGGGGCGGGAAAGGCGGGGTCATTGTGAACCCATCTGAACTTTCTGAAAGAGAGCTTGAGGAATTAAGCCGTACGTACATTCGAAAAATAACTCCCATTATCGGTCCTCAAAAAGACATTCCAGCACCAGATGTTAATACAAGTCCAACCGTGATGGGCTGGATGGTTGATGAGTATGATCAATTAAGAGGCTACAACATACCAGGGATGCTAACAGGAAAACCCATTATTATTGGCGGGTCGCAAGGAAGACTAGCAGCTACGGGGAGAGGCGTCGTATTAACAATAAGAGAAGCAGCCAAAGTTCTCAAAATGGATTTAAGTGCTTCCACCGCGGCCCTGCAAGGTTTTGGGAATGTCGGCAGTATGACAGCAAAATTTTTATATAAATTAGGCGTAAAAGTGGTTGCTGTAACAAATGCAAAAGGGGGCGTTTATGACAAAAATGGTTTAGACATCCCAGAATTATTATCTTTTGTAAAAGACGGGAGAAGTGTTAGTGAATATACAAAAGCTGATCCGTTAACCAATGAAGATTTATTTGGATTACCGGTTGACATATTTATCCCAGCTGCGATCGAAAATCAAATCACAAAAAATACAGCCCCCGCTATACAAGCAAAAATTGTAGCAGAAGCTGCAAACGGGCCAACTACACCGGCAGGAGATCAAATTCTTGAAGAAAAAAATATATTTGTTATTCCTGATATTTTATGTAACGCTGGCGGGGTAACGGTTTCTTATTTCGAATGGGTTCAAAATGAAATGAATTATTATTGGAAAGAAGAAGAAGTAAACAAAAAGCTGGAAGAACGAATGGTTTTTGGGTTTGAAAATGTATTAAAAATGAGAGAGGAAAAAAATATCCGAATGAGAAATGCTGCCTATATGGTTGGTATTAATCACATTGTCAAAGCATTAAGAGCAAGAAGCTGGATTAAAGAATCAGACTTATAA
- a CDS encoding TatD family hydrolase: protein MIDAHIHLEQYENIESSIEKWKEAGIQKVVAVSNNLASSYKTLELKEKFSDFILAGVGFHPEKGLPKEADFQEWQRLVCQERDKIACIGEIGLPHYELEQLPTSLEQHIDFLKRCLHTAKDYMLPAALHAVHDKAEIVYQLLQQETPNLSAHFHWLKAQPEVVRQITASGYYISLTPEVCYRHRDQILASMIPNEQLLIETDGPWPFDGPFKEKQTTPLFLSNIVSFLAKEKNRNKHIIEKTIVHNTLQIYG, encoded by the coding sequence ATGATAGATGCTCATATCCATTTAGAACAATACGAAAACATCGAATCCAGCATAGAAAAATGGAAAGAAGCCGGTATCCAAAAAGTCGTCGCTGTTTCCAATAATCTTGCTTCTTCGTACAAAACACTGGAGCTAAAAGAGAAATTTTCAGACTTCATTTTGGCTGGTGTTGGTTTTCATCCAGAGAAAGGTCTGCCCAAAGAAGCCGATTTTCAAGAATGGCAGCGTCTTGTATGCCAGGAGCGAGATAAAATAGCATGCATAGGAGAGATTGGTCTGCCGCATTATGAACTCGAGCAGCTTCCGACTTCGCTTGAACAACATATTGATTTTTTAAAAAGATGTTTGCATACAGCAAAAGATTACATGCTTCCGGCTGCATTGCATGCGGTTCATGATAAGGCAGAAATCGTATATCAGCTTTTGCAGCAAGAAACCCCGAATCTGTCCGCTCATTTTCACTGGCTGAAAGCACAGCCGGAAGTTGTCCGGCAGATAACCGCCTCCGGTTATTACATTTCTCTTACCCCAGAAGTTTGCTACCGCCATAGAGATCAAATTTTAGCTTCCATGATTCCAAACGAACAATTATTAATAGAAACAGATGGGCCATGGCCATTTGATGGACCTTTTAAAGAAAAACAAACAACACCTTTGTTTCTTTCAAATATAGTGTCTTTTTTAGCCAAAGAAAAAAATAGAAACAAACATATCATCGAAAAGACAATCGTACATAATACGCTGCAAATATATGGGTGA
- a CDS encoding ATP-grasp domain-containing protein — MTKTKRDIDYKTALIGWSLPSIEAIDQMKRPFVIVGPPGMEDYAKKYDLPYISWDFEDYKKRVSMEEVCDHCEELFHALENENVKLAVPLFEDTVEWAAAINARLQDDPKIFKHSLLFRDKAKMKRRALMGGLKVGVFEEARTKEEVKQFLRRVNEALLKEAEELDPIHVKAFNKAGDVGHRVIRSEQDADQLEEETFPCLLESHLDGVEVSCEVFIHNGKIRFLNITEYIVFGYSMMAPPSPPIEKQRKKIRGAVQALIKAFDIKNGLIHPEFFIDENGSISFIEVAHRIPGGNIFDLIQKTYNFNPYQAHILVSDPNTTDDELNKFFPKEHKFKGHAGSLMVYPRVEKIEKLHVPQELEEHPGFDRHTMFTPVQRKVEESEGFGNPHGVVFFHHDDCDHVKQPLQDYAEYDFFM, encoded by the coding sequence ATGACCAAAACAAAGCGGGATATTGACTATAAAACGGCATTAATTGGCTGGAGTCTGCCTTCAATCGAGGCGATTGACCAGATGAAACGGCCATTTGTGATCGTAGGGCCGCCGGGGATGGAAGATTACGCTAAAAAATATGATCTTCCTTATATTTCGTGGGACTTTGAAGATTATAAAAAACGTGTGTCAATGGAAGAAGTTTGTGATCACTGTGAAGAGCTGTTTCATGCGTTAGAAAATGAAAATGTAAAGCTTGCTGTTCCATTATTTGAAGATACAGTCGAATGGGCAGCCGCTATTAATGCTCGTTTGCAAGATGACCCGAAAATCTTCAAACACAGCTTATTGTTCCGTGATAAAGCAAAAATGAAACGGCGGGCGCTAATGGGAGGCTTAAAAGTAGGAGTATTTGAAGAAGCACGGACAAAAGAGGAAGTAAAACAATTTTTAAGACGAGTAAATGAGGCGCTATTGAAAGAAGCAGAAGAATTAGATCCTATACACGTAAAAGCATTTAATAAGGCAGGTGACGTCGGACATCGTGTCATTCGTTCTGAACAAGACGCTGACCAGCTTGAAGAGGAGACATTTCCATGTCTATTAGAAAGTCATCTGGATGGTGTCGAGGTGTCTTGTGAAGTATTTATTCATAACGGAAAAATCCGATTTTTGAATATCACGGAATATATCGTATTCGGTTATTCGATGATGGCCCCGCCTTCTCCTCCAATAGAAAAGCAGCGAAAGAAAATTCGCGGTGCCGTTCAAGCTCTGATAAAAGCGTTTGATATCAAAAATGGTCTCATCCATCCAGAATTTTTTATAGACGAAAATGGATCCATTAGTTTTATTGAAGTAGCACACCGTATACCAGGGGGCAACATCTTTGATTTAATCCAAAAAACGTATAATTTCAATCCATATCAAGCCCATATTCTTGTGTCGGATCCAAATACTACCGATGATGAACTGAATAAGTTTTTCCCGAAGGAACACAAATTCAAAGGGCATGCAGGCAGTTTAATGGTTTACCCGCGAGTGGAGAAAATTGAGAAATTGCACGTGCCGCAAGAATTAGAAGAGCACCCGGGATTTGACCGTCACACCATGTTTACCCCCGTTCAACGAAAAGTAGAAGAGTCAGAAGGGTTTGGAAATCCTCATGGAGTAGTTTTCTTCCATCATGACGATTGCGATCACGTCAAACAACCACTGCAAGATTACGCAGAATATGATTTCTTCATGTAA
- the ablB gene encoding putative beta-lysine N-acetyltransferase, producing the protein MNQLIKHFPMLLTNYMQIEPFSERIKIYALPKEEKMPLFLDSLKRVARTQHCDKLIFYVTQEDRTRESLKRFQLEGAIKGFFQGKDAFIYSLFLHPSRNHTVDPQKEKWVIEQAAAVTKKAGRSILPATYTMRRPTEKDADEMSRLYRSVFKTYPTPMHDPGFIRGVMKNEVYFTIIEHKGRIISACSADVLPSFQSAEMSDCATMEEHRNKGLLSYQFSFLIRLMQQKKIWTLFSYSRSLSLGMNVVNVYHGFTYGGRMIRNSNISGQLESMNIWYRQLRTT; encoded by the coding sequence ATGAATCAACTCATAAAACACTTTCCGATGTTATTAACCAATTATATGCAGATAGAACCATTCAGCGAGCGGATAAAAATTTATGCTTTACCAAAAGAAGAAAAAATGCCTCTTTTCCTTGATTCATTAAAAAGAGTTGCAAGAACCCAGCATTGTGATAAACTCATTTTTTATGTGACACAAGAAGATAGAACAAGGGAGTCTTTAAAACGATTTCAATTAGAAGGAGCTATTAAAGGGTTTTTCCAAGGCAAAGATGCTTTTATTTATTCTTTATTTTTACATCCTTCCCGCAATCATACTGTGGATCCTCAAAAGGAAAAGTGGGTAATAGAGCAGGCTGCCGCGGTGACAAAAAAAGCAGGCAGATCGATTCTGCCCGCCACGTATACAATGCGCCGTCCTACCGAAAAAGATGCCGATGAGATGTCCCGGTTATATCGCTCTGTGTTTAAAACGTATCCAACCCCAATGCATGACCCAGGCTTTATCCGAGGAGTTATGAAAAACGAAGTATACTTTACTATTATTGAGCATAAAGGCCGGATTATTAGTGCCTGTTCTGCTGATGTACTGCCATCGTTTCAGTCGGCAGAAATGAGTGATTGCGCCACGATGGAAGAACACCGAAACAAAGGGCTGCTTTCTTATCAATTTTCTTTTTTAATTCGTCTCATGCAGCAAAAAAAGATATGGACCCTGTTTTCTTATTCTCGTTCCCTATCACTTGGCATGAACGTAGTAAACGTCTATCACGGCTTTACCTATGGAGGCCGGATGATCCGGAATAGCAACATTTCCGGTCAACTTGAGTCGATGAATATTTGGTACAGACAGCTTCGTACCACTTAA
- a CDS encoding 2-phosphosulfolactate phosphatase has protein sequence MERCSLWLTKEEIEPERLKGATVVVIDVLLATTTLVTIMERGARRVLPVESIEEAHHLKSQLDPSSTLTGGEQGGKTVDEFDCSHLLDDYMPDRVKDKDIIFLSANGTRAIKKAKNAQKVILANLRNVNAVADYLNRESTERVYIICSGASGHFSMEDYVCTSLILS, from the coding sequence ATGGAAAGATGCAGTTTATGGTTGACAAAAGAAGAAATAGAGCCAGAACGATTAAAAGGAGCAACAGTAGTTGTGATTGACGTGCTGCTGGCAACGACAACGCTTGTCACGATTATGGAACGCGGGGCACGCCGTGTGCTGCCAGTAGAAAGTATTGAAGAAGCTCATCATTTGAAATCGCAGTTGGATCCTTCATCTACTCTTACGGGAGGAGAACAAGGTGGAAAGACGGTAGACGAATTTGACTGCTCTCATTTGTTAGATGACTACATGCCAGATCGAGTAAAGGACAAAGATATTATCTTTTTATCTGCCAATGGAACCCGTGCGATCAAAAAAGCGAAAAATGCACAGAAGGTAATACTGGCTAATCTAAGAAATGTAAATGCTGTTGCAGACTATCTTAACCGTGAATCGACAGAAAGAGTATACATTATATGTTCCGGTGCCAGCGGCCATTTTTCAATGGAGGACTACGTTTGTACATCATTAATTTTATCCTAA
- a CDS encoding acetolactate synthase large subunit: protein MKVAELLIKCLENEGVEYMFGVPGEENIDIMDALLDSNIEFIVTRHETGAAFMAGTYGRLTGKPGVCLATLGPGATNLLTGVANSNMDLNPIIAITGQAGLYRQHKISHQYYDLVSIYDPVTKWSAQIKKADIVPEVVRKAFQVATQEKTGAAHIDVPEDIAGMEFEAEPLEIIDHSISTAGEQVIEKAASIINKSQHPLILAGNGITRSDAAESLRTLVKKTNIPVVHSFMGKGALSFEDELSLLTAGIGGKDYITCGFSEADLIVAIGFDMAEYPPRNWNPEGAVSILHIDAEEAETDAHYPVTLNVIGDINENLKKLNQFLSPTERDNRWVSDVRKEALDELEEFKEDNHFPVKPQKIISDLRSVLKEEDIVISDVGAHKMWMARMYHTYQPNTCLISNGLASMGIAVPGAIAAKMVHPNRTVVAVCGDGAFQMTSAELETAKRLNLPIIVLLWRDEGYGLIEWHQMRNFNRSAYIKFGNPDFIQLASSYGFEALQVNKAEDVKPTLEKAIAMKKPVLIDCPVDYSENMKLTKKLGDIIC, encoded by the coding sequence TTGAAAGTTGCAGAATTGCTTATTAAATGTTTAGAAAATGAAGGCGTAGAATACATGTTTGGAGTGCCGGGAGAAGAAAACATAGATATTATGGATGCTCTTCTGGATTCAAACATTGAATTTATCGTAACAAGACACGAAACCGGAGCAGCTTTTATGGCTGGAACGTATGGCAGATTAACGGGGAAGCCTGGTGTTTGTTTAGCAACATTAGGTCCAGGCGCTACCAATCTTTTAACCGGTGTAGCAAACAGCAATATGGACTTAAATCCGATTATTGCTATAACCGGTCAAGCGGGTCTTTACCGGCAGCATAAAATTTCCCATCAGTATTATGATTTAGTGTCGATTTATGACCCTGTAACAAAATGGAGCGCTCAAATAAAAAAAGCAGACATTGTACCTGAAGTTGTACGTAAAGCATTTCAAGTAGCTACTCAGGAAAAAACGGGTGCTGCTCATATCGATGTTCCAGAAGATATTGCAGGGATGGAATTTGAAGCAGAGCCGCTAGAAATTATCGATCATTCTATCTCCACAGCAGGGGAGCAAGTAATCGAAAAAGCTGCTTCTATTATCAACAAATCGCAGCATCCCCTTATTTTGGCGGGAAATGGAATAACCCGGAGCGATGCAGCGGAGAGCTTACGCACACTTGTGAAAAAAACAAACATACCTGTGGTTCATTCTTTTATGGGAAAAGGCGCGCTGTCATTTGAAGATGAGTTAAGTTTATTAACCGCAGGTATAGGTGGTAAAGACTACATTACCTGCGGCTTTAGTGAAGCGGATTTGATTGTGGCGATTGGGTTTGATATGGCTGAATATCCGCCAAGAAATTGGAACCCCGAAGGAGCCGTTTCTATTTTACACATCGACGCAGAAGAAGCAGAAACGGATGCACATTATCCTGTCACATTAAACGTCATTGGTGATATCAACGAAAATCTAAAAAAGCTGAATCAATTTTTGTCACCTACAGAAAGAGATAACCGCTGGGTAAGTGATGTCCGTAAAGAAGCACTGGATGAATTAGAAGAATTCAAAGAAGATAATCATTTTCCAGTAAAACCGCAAAAAATCATCTCAGATTTACGTTCAGTATTAAAAGAAGAAGACATCGTGATTTCCGATGTGGGTGCTCATAAAATGTGGATGGCTAGAATGTACCATACGTATCAGCCCAATACATGTCTGATTTCAAACGGTCTGGCATCGATGGGAATAGCTGTTCCTGGTGCAATTGCAGCGAAAATGGTTCACCCCAATCGTACAGTTGTGGCTGTTTGCGGCGATGGTGCTTTTCAAATGACAAGTGCCGAATTAGAAACCGCAAAACGATTAAACCTTCCTATTATCGTTTTATTATGGAGAGACGAAGGATACGGATTAATTGAATGGCATCAAATGAGAAATTTTAATCGTTCTGCCTATATTAAATTCGGAAATCCAGATTTTATCCAGCTCGCCTCTTCTTATGGTTTTGAGGCCCTGCAAGTGAACAAAGCAGAAGATGTAAAGCCAACGTTAGAAAAAGCTATAGCAATGAAGAAACCCGTGTTGATTGATTGTCCAGTTGATTATAGCGAAAATATGAAATTAACGAAGAAATTAGGAGATATTATTTGTTAA
- a CDS encoding DNA polymerase IV, with the protein MMERIVFLVDMQSFYASFEKVCRTDLENKPVVVAGDPKIRSGVILAACPTAKQWGVKTAEALWEAENKCPDLVVIKPRMQAYLNASVEIASVLEMFSDEVEPYSVDEIFVEMTYSLEPFGGNPVKAAARMKRQIKRMLGVNARVGIGPTKVLAKMACDHFAKKTPEGIFTLSQDNLQQKLWPRSIGDLFGVGKRMEYHLRNMGIRTIGQLARFPLEQMKKRWGINGELLWRTAYGWDPSPVTVDTHIRRKGIGHHMTLPRDYYTWDEVKVVLRELSEEVARRARQNGYMGTTVSAGAGGHDFDFPAGFHRQKKLEDYTNDGRVIYDAAAELFHEHWDKYPLRSVGITLDQLADDTFRQLNLFHPLQDRETLNQTVDKLKERFGSGTLLYASSLTDAGQAQLRAQKIGGHYK; encoded by the coding sequence ATGATGGAGCGGATCGTCTTTTTAGTGGATATGCAATCGTTTTATGCTAGTTTTGAAAAGGTCTGCCGCACCGATCTTGAAAATAAACCCGTTGTGGTGGCAGGAGACCCAAAAATCCGAAGCGGTGTCATCCTGGCTGCCTGCCCGACCGCTAAACAATGGGGAGTAAAAACCGCTGAAGCTCTTTGGGAAGCAGAAAATAAATGCCCGGATCTCGTTGTCATTAAACCGCGTATGCAGGCCTATTTAAATGCATCGGTTGAAATTGCCTCCGTGCTTGAAATGTTCAGCGATGAAGTCGAACCGTACAGTGTTGATGAAATTTTTGTGGAAATGACCTATTCTCTTGAACCGTTCGGGGGCAATCCCGTGAAAGCAGCAGCGCGTATGAAACGGCAGATTAAACGAATGCTCGGCGTAAACGCCCGTGTTGGCATTGGTCCGACAAAAGTACTTGCCAAGATGGCTTGTGACCATTTCGCAAAAAAAACACCAGAAGGCATTTTCACATTATCTCAAGATAATTTACAGCAGAAACTGTGGCCGCGTTCGATTGGGGATTTATTTGGTGTAGGAAAACGGATGGAGTACCACCTTCGCAATATGGGCATTCGCACGATCGGCCAGCTTGCCCGCTTTCCGCTCGAACAGATGAAAAAGCGCTGGGGCATAAATGGAGAGCTGCTTTGGCGGACGGCGTATGGATGGGACCCCTCTCCGGTAACAGTCGACACCCATATCCGCCGCAAAGGAATCGGTCATCATATGACGCTCCCCCGCGATTATTATACATGGGACGAAGTGAAAGTCGTTTTGAGGGAACTAAGTGAAGAAGTGGCGCGCCGTGCTAGGCAGAACGGCTACATGGGCACCACTGTGTCAGCCGGAGCGGGAGGCCATGATTTTGACTTCCCGGCTGGCTTTCATCGGCAGAAAAAACTGGAGGATTACACCAATGACGGAAGAGTGATCTATGATGCGGCTGCTGAGCTTTTTCATGAGCATTGGGACAAATACCCCTTACGAAGCGTAGGTATTACGCTCGACCAGCTCGCAGATGATACTTTTCGCCAGCTCAACCTGTTTCACCCCCTTCAAGACCGCGAAACTTTGAATCAAACAGTAGATAAATTAAAAGAACGTTTCGGCAGCGGCACACTCCTTTATGCTTCTTCTCTTACCGATGCAGGCCAGGCTCAGCTGCGCGCACAAAAAATCGGCGGCCATTATAAATAG
- a CDS encoding metal-sulfur cluster assembly factor: protein MSEEKQELIDRIYAELEKVIDPELGVDIVNLGLVYGVDFDEKNNVFITMTLTAMGCPLAGTIVNDIKSALKDLQEFGEINEVDVEIVWNPPWDKSKMSRYAKIALGVPEN from the coding sequence ATGTCTGAGGAAAAACAAGAGCTTATTGATCGTATATATGCTGAGCTAGAAAAGGTAATAGATCCTGAACTCGGAGTAGACATTGTAAATTTAGGGCTGGTGTACGGTGTAGACTTTGATGAAAAAAACAATGTATTTATCACCATGACATTAACGGCGATGGGATGCCCGTTAGCTGGAACGATTGTAAATGATATAAAATCAGCACTAAAAGATCTTCAAGAATTTGGAGAAATTAATGAAGTCGATGTAGAAATTGTGTGGAACCCACCTTGGGATAAAAGCAAGATGTCCCGTTACGCGAAAATAGCACTCGGCGTACCGGAAAATTAA